A stretch of the Chanos chanos chromosome 1, fChaCha1.1, whole genome shotgun sequence genome encodes the following:
- the setd1bb gene encoding histone-lysine N-methyltransferase SETD1B-A, producing the protein MYETAEREGQHEDKDLLSIADKCLKTEEDKLFHWNSYKLLIDPILHDGSPKLYRYDGQHFSAPNSGFCPVDDVRDPRISRLWTRFRQMDLAVPKFKTDENYIGPPKEVTFAKLNDNIKGDFLSDMCKKYGEIEELEVLYNPKNKKHLGLAKVIFDTVRAAKEAVEKLHNTTVMGNNIHVELDPNGENRIKYVKMLLSGLCTPQTLPVGEEMWGGNSPLSATEYLMDFEPIRKLFPWSSSSKVFGSTPFDASTPLSMDTAYSSMHQDTPSSFWQTPQYQETPCTPSQSHSTPGTPPQSEGTPSMSQGSHLKMLGSTSALFSQETPCMSSPSHATTQGTSQLSTSTSYNSQVCPETSNTVCPNQDALPIPCLLGTSRARESRPPNWLSTSRRLHRAKSHFRGGHRGRGRDNKYQNAYNRRPERHYVHRPALNRSHSQIRQTSSVTLSLRQQKFPFTPVSPGQHLYPHVQQADNMHKTGGCLDQYFSSLKGLVTDSPTNHSSIKQVDRNLVQPPPLREVPLCGSTADTNPSEEPDVVSPDLSDPARNNLGFMLRNVCTNKTSEGESSGTQQCQAIETPLPENYSSPVSPQTCLSPECPAVVPGSNSLDSRIQMLLSDSQRSDFPVLDQKSLSSEIQAEFNERSSPTISLSSPKDSFCFEEVSPTPLPDSAEENGDSSPEIRSPFKIPTFSAADALCIVNSKMVTPTLTPTKHTISPSTSEADTVLGDKQNGASEIHSGGVLVNPPIFHVPPPPIFIPPPIPPPGYPSIPPPRPNHALPPPNILFPPGPPPPLPPPPSGITLPPALPSLPPCPPLKIPSGNVGGPLPWNCGPTPPTIPSGIPQVQTSYPPIPIPPLPPPPLIRVGVAQAAPTLNSKTQSQSFTTAGGSPAIPRYRPPWPPPFMPRFDPSVPPPGYMPVREPIHRATVDGVLAVFDAELKAIVKKDLQRRMVEVVAFAAFDQWWDEKERSAKLSAPVGSGEGTDKERPRPRSQEHKQKEEGSRTGGIATGMVMGLRGALRLPSFKVKRKDAAGQLCTKTDCPSSPIQRQSENEELEHETDTEEQPAGVWKMDEQSPVVKRRHARPLELDSEEENEDENSGNIEDPIKEEAEKIELVSVEQLRNANEVNDEAKQSEEDMLSDIKEDDDYADDVNCDTSAYCDTSESDSESDFSDESDYSSDSDSLLSAEDDMYEDETSCYEEEREGEGQWLSSDIDEEVEHSPTLSPWEDDLDPPATPCALMLTDRDQDQALLGMERIRGGEPEEELRVSVYLQGLDLPDPAMHRSPDYPSSPSYKETSDEELETQSENNYDGPLITMETVEDSENLRPLTPTGTLADSDPDVQLSHRLPSPAVEMVERPQTPGRGLELEEPRCHFLSPAPLTPLPPPPSPTGIEDLPSSPVYLCPPLSSSYTAFDETPKTPGRVNSPEPHQDSLLLPECITRSCLGPCPGSPLTLCQPPPSPHASSGIPKTPGRDMGLSPPCFSSDTLEVNAHVKEPWHRHSHPGQAWNATCSPPFPSASPEGNLRTNYQTTDTVMARASGPHRSRIPSEQSNCLNKVHFKRKPERSKRKRTTECRNVDVFRSAKDSFTHSSVMMPLEPWPLASDSKETWMQCDVQQKRPLQGLENRLSHRDLEKWRLTELHSQSRDWYQRRWCQYASPRHPHFSPRSKRKEMAILHTLWTKGVDVEEIKHLQNTYEKMLEQDNTSDWLNSTHWVPHPPTNIPEERQRRWRNGIRSHKTGCARSEGYYVISKRDKLQYLCHTHAASEEISTKSQGKNAASQPLFSSRSGSELRAEQRRLLSSFSCDSDLLKFNQLKFRKKRLRFGRSRIHDWGLFAEEPIAADEMVIEYVGQSIRQVIADMRERQYEEEGIGSSYLFRVDHDTIIDATKCGNLARFINHSCNPNCYAKIITVEAQKKIVIYSRQPISINEEITYDYKFPIEDDKIPCLCGAENCRGTLN; encoded by the exons ATGTACGAGACCGCCGAAAGGGAAGGGCAACATGAGGATAAAG ATTTACTCAGTATTGCGGACAAGTGTCTGAAGACTGAGGAGGATAAGTTGTTTCACTGGAACAGTTACAAACTGCTTATTGATCCGATCCTTCACGATGGATCTCCGAAGCTATATCGTTATGATGGGCAGCATTTCAGCGCTCCA AATTCTGGGTTTTGCCCTGTGGATGATGTCCGTGATCCCAGAATCAGTCGTCTATGGACTAGATTTAGACAGATGGATCTCGCAGTGCCCAAGTTCAAG ACTGATGAAAATTACATCGGTCCTCCAAAGGAGGTGACATTTGCGAAGCTAAACGACAACATTAAGGGAGATTTTCTTTCTGACATGTGTAAAAAGTATGGAGAGATTGAAGAGCTAGAAGTTTTGTATAATCCaaaaaataagaaacatttaGGCCTAGCAAAGGTAATCTTTGATACAGTGAGGGCAGCTAAAGAGGCAGTCGAAAAACTCCATAACACTACTGTCATGGGCAACAACATTCATGTGGAGCTAGACCCTAACG GTGAAAACAGGATTAAGTATGTTAAGATGCTGCTCAGCGGTCTATGTACTCCACAAACTCTCCCTGTAGGAGAGGAAATGTGGGGGGGCAATTCACCTCTTTCTGCAACTGAATATCTCATG GACTTTGAACCTATTAGGAAGCTATTCCCATGGTCCTCATCCTCAAAGGTTTTTGGATCCACACCATTTGATGCATCAACCCCTCTCTCCATGGACACTGCATATTCCAGCATGCACCAAGACACACCTAGCAGCTTCTGGCAAACTCCACAATATCAGGAAACACCATGCACCCCATCACAGTCTCACAGTACCCCAGGAACCCCACCTCAGAGTGAAGGAACACCAAGCATGTCCCAGGGAAGTCACCTCAAGATGCTCGGTTCCACAAGCGCCCTCTTTTCGCAGGAAACACCATGCATGTCCTCACCGTCCCATGCAACAACACAAGGCACATCTCAGCTGTCCACCAGCACTTCATACAACTCTCAGGTCTGTCCTGAAACCTCAAATACTGTGTGCCCAAATCAAGACGCCTTGCCTATTCCTTGCTTGCTGGGTACTTCTCGTGCCCGAGAATCTCGTCCACCCAACTGGCTGTCAACCTCACGCCGGCTTCACCGTGCCAAGAGTCACTTCCGAGGTGGGCACCGtggcagagggagagataatAAATATCAAAACGCATACAACCGCAGACCAGAGCGCCACTATGTACACAGACCTGCACTCAATAGATCTCACTCTCAAATCAGACAAACGTCTAgtgtaacactctctctccgACAGCAGAAATTTCCATTTACACCTGTATCTCCAGGACAGCACCTATACCCACATGTGCAGCAGGCTGACAACATGCACAAAACTGGTGGATGTTTGGATCAGTATTTTTCATCCCTCAAAGGCCTAGTCACAGACTCTCCTACTAATCATTCATCCATTAAACAAGTAGATAGAAACCTTGTTCAACCACCTCCTCTGCGAGAGGTACCTCTGTGTGGCTCAACGGCAGATACAAACCCTTCAGAGGAGCCTGACGTGGTGTCTCCAGATCTCAGTGATCCAGCGAGAAACAATCTCGGATTTATGCTTCGCAATGTTTGTACCAACAAGACATCAGAAGGAGAATCATCTGGCACACAGCAATGTCAAGCTATCGAGACACCACTTCCGGAAAACTACTCCTCACCTGTGTCGCCACAAACATGCCTCTCTCCTGAGTGTCCCGCAGTGGTCCCAGGTTCCAACAGCCTGGACTCCCGCATTCAAATGCTACTCAGTGACAGTCAGAGATCAGATTTCCCAGTACTGGATCAAAAGAGCTTGAGTTCAGAGATACAGGCAGAATTTAATGAAAGAAGCTCTCCCACCATCTCCCTGTCCTCTCCCAAAGATTCTTTTTGCTTTGAGGAAGTTAGCCCCACTCCCTTGCCTGACTCAGCAGAAGAGAATGGGGACTCCTCACCAGAAATTAGATCTCCTTTTAAAATCCCTACGTTTTCTGCCGCTGACGCTCTGTGTATCGTTAACTCAAAGATGGTCACCCCAACACTGAcacccaccaaacacaca ATCAGTCCATCAACAAGTGAAGCTGATACAGTCTTAGGTGATAAGCAGAATGGTGCATCAGAGATCCACAGTGGAGGTGTCCTGGTCAACCCTCCCATATTTCATGTGCCACCTCCTCCAATCTTCATCCCCCCACCTATACCCCCACCTGGGTATCCCTCTATCCCCCCTCCACGCCCAAACCACGCCCTGCCTCCTCCAAACATACTTTTCCCACCTGGACCTCCTCCTCCACTACCTCCCCCTCCTTCTGGGATAACTTTGCCTCCTGCTCTTCCCTCTCTGCCTCCGTGTCCTCCATTAAAGATTCCCAGTGGAAATGTCGGTGGGCCTCTTCCATGGAACTGTGGTCCAACACCTCCCACAATTCCAAGTGGAATACCGCAAGTCCAGACATCATATCCCCCTATACCTATAcctcctcttccacctccaCCCCTAATCAGGGTGGGTGTAGCTCAGGCTGCACCTACACTGAACTCTAAGACCCAGTCCCAGTCCTTCACTACAGCTGGTGGCTCTCCTGCCATTCCCAGGTACAGACCTCCTTGGCCACCTCCTTTCATGCCCAGATTTGACCCGTCAGTGCCCCCACCCGGCTACATGCCCGTAAGAGAGCCTATACACAGGGCTACAGTAGATGGTGTGCTGGCAGTTTTCGATGCAGAGCTGAAGGCCATTGTAAAGAAAGATCTTCAGCGCAGGATGGTTGAGGTTGTGGCATTTGCAGCATTTGACCAATGGTGGGATGAGAAAGAGCGCTCAGCTAAG CTGTCAGCCCCTGTAGGATCTGGAGAAGGTACAGATAAAGAGAGGCCCAGACCCAGGAGTCAAGAACACAagcagaaggaggagggaaGCAGGACTGGGGGCATAGCCACAGGAATGGTCATGGGCCTGCGTGGTGCTCTCAGACTCCCATCCTTTAAG GTGAAGAGAAAAGATGCCGCTGGGCAGCTGTGCACCAAAACAGATTGTCCTTCCTCACCTATTCAGAGGCAGTCTGAGAATGAAG AGCTGGAGcatgaaacagacacagaagagcaACCTGCAGGTGTGTGGAAGATGGATGAGCAAAGTCCTGTAGTGAAGCGTAGACATGCTAGACCTCTGGAACTGGACAGtgaagaggagaatgaggacGAAAACTCTGGGAACATTGAGGATCCAATAAAAGAGGAAGCTGAAAAAATAGAACTTGTCTCTGTTGAGCAG TTGAGGAATGCTAATGAGGTGAATGATGAAGCTAAGCAGAGTGAGGAGGACATGCTTTCTGACATCAAAGAAGATGACGATTACGCAGATGATG TGAACTGTGACACCTCAGcttactgtgacacctcagaATCTGACTCAGAATCTGACTTCTCAGACGAGAGTGACTATTCCTCAGACTCAGATTCCTTGCTATCTGCAGAGGATGATATGTATGAAGATGAGACCTCATGCtatgaggaagagagggagggagaggggcaATGGCTGTCATCAGACATTGATGAGGAAGTGGAGCATTCACCCACCCTTTCACCTTGGGAAGATGACCTGGATCCTCCTGCCACCCCATGTGCACTGATGCTCACTGATAGGGATCAAGATCAAGCACTGCTGG GTATGGAACGCATAAGGGGAGGAGAGCCTGAGGAGGAACTCAGAGTCAGCGTGTATCTACAAGGACTGGACCTTCCTGACCCAGCAATGCACCGTTCTCCAGACTATCCCTCATCTCCTTCATACAAAGAAACCTCAG ATGAGGAGTTGGAGACACAATCTGAGAATAACTACGATGGCCCACTGATTACTATGGAGACAGTAGAGGATTCTGAGAACCTGAGACCTCTCACACCCACCGGCACACTTGCTGACAGCGATCCTGACGTACAGCTTAGCCACAGGTTGCCTTCTCCTGCTGTAGAGATGGTGGAACGGCCACAGACTCCTGGAAGAGGTCTAGAGTTGGAAGAACCCAGATGTCATTTTTTATCTCCTGCTCCTCTGACGCCACTTCCACCTCCTCCCTCACCCACTGGTATCGAGGATCTTCCCTCCTCACCTGTTTACCTCTGCCCTCCACTCTCCTCCTCATACACTGCCTTTGACGAGACACCAAAAACTCCAGGCAGAGTTAACAGTCCCGAGCCACATCAGGACTCATTGCTGTTGCCAGAGTGTATCACTAGATCGTGTTTGGGTCCTTGTCCAGGTagtcctctcactctctgtcaaccccctccttctcctcatgCCAGCAGTGGGATCCCCAAGACCCCTGGAAGAGATATGGGGCTCTCTCcaccttgtttttcttctgataCTCTGGAAGTAAATGCTCATGTCAAGGAGCCATGGCATCGCCACTCACATCCAGGCCAGGCATGGAATGCTACCTGCTCTCCTCCTTTCCCCAGTGCATCACCTGAAGGCAACTTGAGAACAAACTACCAAACTACTGATACTGTCATGGCTCGTGCATCAGGTCCACATAGGTCAAGAATCCCATCAGAGCAATCAAACTGTCTGAACAAAGTGCACTTCAAGAGGAAACCAGAGAGatctaaaagaaaaaggacCACAGAGTGCAGAAATGTGGATGTTTTTCGATCTGCTAAAGACAGtttcactcactcatctgtCATGATGCCTCTAGAGCCGTGGCCCTTGGCCTCTGACAGCAAAGAAACATGGATGCAATGTGACGTTCAGCAAAAGAGGCCTCTGCAAGGGCTGGAGAACAGGCTCTCTCACAGAGATCTGGAGAAATGGAGACTTACAGAGCTCCACTCACAAAGCAGAGACTGGTACCAAAGGAGATGGTGCCAATATGCCTCACCACGACACCCGCACTTTTCCCCCCGTTCTAAACGAAAAGAGATGGCCATCCTACATACTCTCTGGACCAAAGGCGTAGATGTGGAGGAGATCAAACACTTGCAGAACACGTATGAGAAGATGCTGGAGCAGGATAACACCTCCGATTGGCTGAACAGCACGCATTGGGTCCCACATCCTC CAACCAACATTCctgaggagaggcagagaagatgGAGGAATGGGATACGCAGTCACAAGACTGGATGTGCCCGCAGCGAGGGTTACTACGTCATCAGTAAACGTGATAAACTACAATACCTTTGCCACACACACGCTGCCTCAGAGGAAATTTCAACAAAATCCCAG GGGAAAAATGCTGCATCTCAGCCACTGTTTTCTTCTCGATCTGGGTCTGAACTGCGGGCAGAACAGCGCCGCCTTCTGTCATCTTTCAGCTGTGACAGTGACTTGCTCAAGTTCAACCAGCTCAAG TTTCGTAAGAAGAGACTACGCTTCGGCAGAAGCCGTATCCATGACTGGGGCCTGTTTGCAGAAGAACCTATCGCTGCAGATGAAATGGTGATTGAGTATGTCGGTCAGAGTATACGACAG GTGATCGCAGATATGCGTGAGAGGCAGTATGAGGAGGAGGGTATTGGCAGCAGCTACCTGTTCCGTGTTGACCACGACACCATTATCGATGCAACCAAATGTGGCAACCTAGCCAGGTTCATCAACCACAGCTGTAAT CCTAACTGCTATGCTAAGATAATCACTGTGGAAGCTCAGAAGAAGATAGTAATCTACTCTCGACAGCCAATCAGTATCAACGAGGAAATCACCTATGATTACAAATTCCCTATTGAGGATGACAAAAttccctgtctgtgtggtgCAGAGAACTGCAGAGGAACCCTCAACTAG
- the hpdb gene encoding 4-hydroxyphenylpyruvate dioxygenase, whose translation MSRWTTYTDKGEKHEQGRFVCFDHITFWVGNAKQAASFYCNKLGFEPVAYRGLETGSREVVSHVVKQGKIIYVFSSPLNPGNKEMGDHMVKHGDGVKDIAFTVENCDFLVQKARERGAVIIKEPYVLEDKFGKVKLAVLQTYGDTTHTFVERTGYNGLFLPGFHAPLFHDPLLDKLPSGKLDFIDHVVGNQPDDEMVPVVEWYRRNLLFHRFWSVDDKQLQTDFSALRSIVVANYEETVKMPINEPAMGKRKSQIQEYVEYYGGPGVQHIAMNTSDIITAIRNLKERGMEFMSVPETYYQQLREKLKHSKVKILEDLNTLEELKILVDYDDNGYLLQIFTKPVQDRPTVFLEVIQRRNHQGFGAGNFKSLFEAIEEDQRARGNLTVLTPNGVSETL comes from the exons ATGTCACGCTGG acTACTTACACAGACAAAGGTGAAAAG cACGAGCAAGGCAGATTTGTCTGCTTTGACCACATTACCTTTTGGGTGGGAAATGCCAAACAg GCGGCGTCCTTCTATTGTAATAAACTGGGCTTCGAGCCTGTCGCGTATCGTGGGCTGGAAACTGGCAGCCGCGAGGTGGTCTCCCATGTGGTGAAACAGGGGAAG ATCATCtatgtcttctcctctcccctaaATCCTGGAAAcaaag AAATGGGGGATCACATGGTGAAACATGGAGATGGAGTTAAAGACATCGCCTTCACTGTGGAGAACTGTGATTTCCTGGTTCAG AAAGCCAGAGAGCGTGGAGCGGTCATCATTAAGGAGCCTTATGTGCTGGAGGATAAATTTGGCAAAGTGAAGCTGGCTGTGCTTCAGACA TATGGGGACACCACACATACGTTTGTGGAAAGAACAGGATATAACGGACTTTTCCTCCCAGGCTTCCATGCTCCTCTATTCCATGATCCCCTATTGGACAAACT GCCAAGTGGGAAACTGGATTTCATTGATCACGTGGTGGGAAATCAACCTGATGATGAAATGGTGCCGGTTGTGgaatg GTATCGGAGAAATCTGCTGTTCCACAGATTCTGGTCTGTAGATGACAAGCAGTTGCAGACTGACTTCAGTGCTCTGCGCTCCATTGTGGTGGCCAACTATgaagagacagtgaaaatgcCCATTAATGAACCAGCTATGGGAAAACGCAAATCCCAGATCCAG gaGTATGTGGAGTATTATGGAGGCCCAGGAGTACAACACATTGCCATGAACACATCAGACATCATCACCGCT ATACGTAACCTTAAGGAACGTGGAATGGAGTTTATGTCTGTGCCAGAAACATATTACCAGCAGCTCCGTGAGAAACTGAAACACTCCAAAGTCAAGATTCTTGAGGATCTAAACACGCTCGAG GAGTTGAAAATCTTGGTTGATTATGATGACAACGGCTACTTGCTGCAGATCTTCACTAAGCCTGTGCAGGACAGACCCACTGTGTTCCTGGAGGTCATTCAAAGACGCAACCATCAG GGTTTTGGTGCAGGGAACTTCAAATCTCTTTTTGAAGCAATTGAAGAAGATCAGAGAGCCAGAGGGAACCTCACTGTCCTGACTCCTAATGGTGTGTCAGAGACCCTATGA